The following are encoded together in the Glycine max cultivar Williams 82 chromosome 8, Glycine_max_v4.0, whole genome shotgun sequence genome:
- the LOC100786934 gene encoding disease resistance protein RPV1 isoform X2, producing MPYKSPPESDVTAPTPGAFRLRWDVFLSFRGIDTRDTITKGLYSSLEARGVRVFLDDVGLERGEEIKQGLMEAIDDSAAFIVIISESYATSHWCLEELTKICDTGRLVLPVFYRVDPSHVRDQKGPFEAGFVEHERRFGKNEVSMWREAFNKLGGVSGWPFNDSEEDTLIRLLVQRIMKELSNTPLGAPKFAVGLDERVEKLMKVLQVQSNGVKVLGLYGMGGVGKTTLAKALFNNLLNHFEHRCFISNVREVSSKQDGLVSLRTKIIEDLFPEPGSPTIISDHVKARENRVLLVLDDVDDVKQLDALIGKREWFYDGSRVIITTRDTVLIKNHVNELYEVEELNFDEALELFSNHALRRNKPPENFLNLSKKIVSLTGRMPLALEVFGSFLFDKRRVEEWEDAVEKLRQIRPKHLQDVLKISYDALDEEEKCIFLDMACLFVQMGMKRDDVIDVLRGCGFRGEIAITVLVQKCLIKITDEDNTLWMHDQIRDMGRQIVVDESIVDPGKRSRLWDRAEIMSVLKGHMGTRCIQGIVLDFEEDRFYRSKAESGFSTNLQWRSSLRNVLGGIIEQCLCLKNYLHPQAEENKEVILHTKSFEPMVNLRQLQINNRRLEGKFLPAELKWLQWQGCPLKHMPLKSWPRELAVLDLKNSKKIETLWGWNDYKVPRNLMVLNLSYCIELTAIPDLSGCRRLEKIDLENCINLTNIHDSIGSLSTLRSLKLTRCSSLINLPIDVSGLKQLESLFLSGCTKLKSLPENIGILKSLKALHADGTAITELPRSIFRLTKLERLVLEGCKHLRRLPSSIGHLCSLKELSLYQSGLEELPDSIGSLNNLERLNLMWCESLTVIPDSIGSLISLTQLFFNSTKIKELPSTIGSLYYLRELSVGNCKFLSKLPNSIKTLASVVELQLDGTTITDLPDEIGEMKLLRKLEMMNCKNLEYLPESIGHLAFLTTLNMFNGNIRELPESIGWLENLVTLRLNKCKMLSKLPASIGNLKSLYHFFMEETCVASLPESFGRLSSLRTLRIAKRPNLNTNENSFLAEPEENHNSFVLTPSFCNLTLLTELDARSWRISGKIPDEFEKLSQLETLKLGMNDFQKLPSSLKGLSILKVLSLPNCTQLISLPSLPSSLIELNVENCYALETIHDMSNLESLKELKLTNCVKVRDIPGLEGLKSLRRLYLSGCVACSSQIRKRLSKVVLKNLQNLSMPGGKLPEWFSGQTVCFSKPKNLELKGVIVGVVLSINHNINIGIPNMQREHMPGVLDVQANVLKQGKTLFSTVLNICGVPRTDEEHIHLCRFHDYHQLIAILKDGDTFCVSKRNPPFDKGLELKQCGVHLIFEGDDDYDGGEESLDKDLQSVSEKLANFFKTYEDESVRNQNELEMMGQEPRSFLVTLRSNFIFLFLIGLFFSLCYIYVLVLLRRDRYI from the exons ATGCCATATAAGTCGCCGCCGGAAAGTGACGTCACGGCACCGACTCCGGGAGCGTTCAGGCTCCGGTGGGACGTGTTCCTGAGCTTCAGGGGCATCGACACGCGCGACACCATCACGAAGGGTCTCTACTCGTCTCTGGAGGCGCGTGGGGTTCGCGTGTTCCTGGACGACGTGGGATTGGAGCGTGGGGAAGAGATAAAGCAGGGGCTCATGGAGGCCATTGATGACTCAGCAGCGTTCATTGTCATCATATCTGAAAGCTACGCTACTTCCCATTGGTGTCTCGAGGAACTCACCAAGATTTGCGACACCGGGAGGCTCGTCTTGCCCGTTTTCTACCGGGTCGACCCGAGTCATGTCCGCGACCAAAAGGGTCCCTTCGAAGCGGGTTTTGTTGAGCATGAACGAAGGTTTGGTAAAAATGAGGTTTCCATGTGGAGGGAAGCATTCAATAAACTTGGTGGAGTTTCAGGTTGGCCTTTTAATGACAG TGAGGAAGATACTCTGATTCGGCTTTTGGTGCAACGGATAATGAAAGAGTTGAGTAATACTCCTTTGGGTGCGCCTAAGTTTGCAGTAGGGCTTGATGAACGCGTTGAGAAGTTGATGAAAGTGTTACAAGTTCAATCCAATGGTGTCAAGGTTTTGGGGTTGTATGGGATGGGTGGGGTTGGTAAGACAACCCTTGCCAAGGCACTTTTCAACAATCTTCTCAATCATTTTGAGCATCGTTGCTTCATTTCAAATGTCAGAGAAGTTTCATCAAAACAAGACGGTTTGGTTTCCCTTCGAACCAAAATCATCGAAGACCTTTTCCCTGAACCAGGGTCTCCCACCATCATCAGTGATCATGTAAAAGCTAGGGAGAATCGAGTTTTGTTGGTCTtggatgatgttgatgatgtaaAGCAGCTTGATGCTTTGATTGGTAAAAGGGAATGGTTTTATGATGGAAGCCGTGTGATAATCACCACAAGGGATACAGTTCTAATTAAGAATCATGTGAATGAGTTGTATGAAGTTGAAGAATTGAACTTTGATGAAGCACTAGAGTTGTTCAGTAACCATGCACTGCGAAGAAATAAACCGCCAGAAAATTTTCTGAATCTGTCAAAGAAGATAGTGTCTCTGACTGGAAGAATGCCTTTGGCTCTAGAAGTGTTTGGTTCGTTTTTGTTTGATAAGAGGAGGGTGGAGGAATGGGAGGATGCTGTGGAGAAGTTGAGACAAATTCGCCCTAAGCATCTTCAAGATGTGTTGAAGATAAGTTATGATGCATTAGATGAAGAAGAGAAGTGCATATTCCTTGATATGGCTTGTTTGTTTGTCCAAATGGGAATGAAGCGTGATGATGTGATTGATGTGTTAAGAGGTTGTGGTTTTAGGGGTGAGATAGCTATTACGGTGCTTGTGCAGAAATGCTTAATCAAAATCACCGATGAGGACAATACACTGTGGATGCATGATCAAATTAGAGACATGGGGAGGCAAATTGTTGTAGATGAAAGCATTGTTGATCCTGGTAAGCGTAGTAGACTGTGGGATCGTGCTGAAATCATGTCTGTTTTGAAGGGTCATATG ggAACTAGATGTATTCAAGGAATTGTGctagattttgaagaagacagATTTTATAGAAGCAAGGCCGAATCAGGTTTTTCGACGAACCTTCAATGGAGATCAAGTTTAAGAAATGTATTAGGAGGCATCATCGAACAATGCCTATGCCTTAAGAATTATCTCCACCCTCAAGCAGAGGAAAACAAAGAGGTTATACTTCATACAAAATCCTTTGAACCAATGGTTAATCTGAGACAACTTCAGATTAATAATCGGAGATTAGAAGGCAAGTTTCTTCCAGCTGAACTGAAGTGGCTACAATGGCAAGGGTGCCCTTTAAAACACATGCCTTTGAAATCTTGGCCACGAGAGTTGGCTGTTCTTGATCTCAAAAACAGCAAGAAAATAGAAACCTTGTGGGGATGGAATGATTACAAG GTGCCGCGAAACTTAATGGTCTTGAATCTCTCCTACTGCATCGAACTCACTGCTATCCCTGATTTATCTGGGTGTCGACGTCTAGAAAAGATTGATCTAGAGAACTGCATTAATCTAACTAATATTCATGACTCAATTGGCAGTTTGAGTACCTTGCGTAGTTTAAAACTGACGCGCTGTTCAAGCCTTATCAACCTTCCCATTGATGTCTCAGGGCTAAAACAACTAGAGAGCCTTTTTCTTTCTGGCTGCACCAAGTTAAAATCATTACCAGAAAACATAGGAATCCTGAAATCCTTGAAAGCACTTCATGCTGATGGCACAGCTATAACAGAGTTGCCCCGGTCCATTTTTCGCCTCACGAAACTTGAACGACTTGTTTTAGAAGGTTGCAAACATTTGAGAAGGCTACCTAGTTCTATAGGACATCTATGTTCTTTGAAAGAATTATCTCTATATCAGTCTGGATTAGAAGAATTACCTGACTCTATTGGATCATTGAATAACCTTGAGAGACTCAATTTGATGTGGTGTGAATCTCTCACTGTAATTCCTGATTCTATAGGCAGTCTCATATCATTgacacaacttttttttaatagcaCTAAAATTAAAGAACTCCCTTCTACCATTGGTTCTTTATATTACCTGAGGGAGTTATCAGTTGGGAACTGTAAATTTCTCAGTAAATTGccaaattcaattaaaactTTGGCTTCAGTTGTTGAGCTTCAGTTAGATGGAACAACCATCACAGATTTGCCAGATGAGATTGGAGAGATGAAATTATTGAGGAAACTTGAGATGATGAATTGCAAAAATCTTGAATATTTACCAGAATCTATTGGCCACCTAGCATTTCTTACTACACTGAACATGTTCAATGGAAATATCAGGGAATTGCCAGAGTCCATTGGATGGCTAGAAAATCTTGTCACCTTAAGATTGAACAAATGTAAAATGCTCAGCAAGCTTCCAGCTTCTATaggaaatttgaaatctctgtATCACTTCTTCATGGAGGAAACTTGTGTGGCAAGCTTACCTGAAAGCTTTGGGAGGCTCTCAAGCTTAAGAACATTGAGAATTGCAAAGAGGCCTAATTTAAATACCAATGAAAATAGCTTCCTTGCAGAACCTGAAGAGAACCACAACTCTTTTGTACTTACACCTTCCTTTTGCAATCTGACCTTGCTAACTGAGCTTGATGCTCGTTCCTGGAGAATATCCGGGAAAATTCCAGATGAATTTGAGAAGTTATCACAATTAGAGACTTTAAAATTGGGCATGAATGATTTTCAAAAACTTCCTTCCAGCTTGAAGGGCCTTTCTATTCTCAAGGTGCTTTCACTTCCAAACTGCACTCAGCTGATCTCTCTCCCCTCACTTCCTTCAAGCTTGATTGAGCTGAATGTTGAAAACTGTTATGCACTAGAAACTATACATGACATGTCAAATTTAGAAAGTCTGAAGGAGTTGAAACTCACAAACTGTGTAAAAGTGAGGGATATACCTGGTCTTGAAGGCTTGAAGTCCTTGAGAAGGTTGTACCTGAGTGGTTGTGTTGCATGCTCCTCACAAATACGCAAGAGACTTTCAAAG GTAGTATTGAAGAATTTACAGAACTTGAGCATGCCAGGAGGCAAATTACCTGAATGGTTTTCAGGACAAACTGTATGCTTTTCCAAGCCTAAAAATCTTGAGCTAAAAGGTGTAATTGTTGGTGTTGTTCTTTCAATCAACCATAATATTAACATTGGCATACCTAATATGCAGCGAGAGCATATGCCTGGAGTGCTTGATGTTCAAGCAAATGTCCTCAAACAGGGCAAAACTCTCTTTAGTACAGTTTTAAATATCTGTGGGGTGCCAAGGACAGATGAAGAACACATACACTTGTGTAGGTTCCATGATTACCATCAGTTGATAGCCATTTTAAAAGATGGTGATACATTTTGTGTGAGTAAGAGAAATCCACCTTTTGATAAAGGGTTGGAGTTAAAACAATGCGGGGTTCATTTAATCTTTGAAGGGGATGATGATTATGATGGAGGGGAAGAATCATTGGACAAAGACCTACaatctgtctcagaaaaattAGCCAACTTTTTCAAGACTTATGAAGATGAGAGTGTCAGGAATCAGAATGAATTGGAGATGATGGGACAAGAGCCAAGATCTTTTCTTGTTACACTTAgaagcaattttatttttcttttcctgattggtctattcttttctttgtgCTATATATATGTGTTGGTGTTGCTTAGAAGAGATCGATACATATAG